A window of Stutzerimonas stutzeri genomic DNA:
GCGCTAGGCGCCGATACATCCGCTACGTTCGCCGGATTGCTGATCCAGCTGTCGTACTCAGAATCGTACGAAGCTTGCCACGTCGCAGGCGCTTTCTGAGTCGAGTTCAGGTTGAATGCCGTGTTGATCTGGCTAGTAGCCTTGGGCGCCTGATTGGTCGTTTGGATCTGCAAATCGCCAACCACGCCATTCTGCAGATTACCGTTACCGTCTACCGGGAAACCCTGTAGCTTGTAGGCGAAGTTGTCGACCAGAAAGCCATCGCGGTCGGTGCCGAAATAACCGGCACGGGTATAACTCACCGCGCCGTTGTTGCTGACCTGGAAGAAACCATTGCCGTTGATGGCCAGATCCAGCGCATTCTGGGTGTAATTGATATTTCCCTGGTTGAACTGCTGGGAAATATTGGACATCAGCACACCACTGCCCTGAGGGTTCTTGCCTGTACCCAGCACGGATGCAGCATACACGTCGGAAAACTCCGCACGTGACTGCTTGAAACCGGCCGTGCCGGCGTTGGCAATGTTATTGCCGGTTACGTTGAGATCTTTGCTCGCGGCACGCAGGCCGCTAAGACCGATGTTGAAGGACATTGAATCGCTGCTTTGCCGAGAGTGCGGCGGTTATTGCCCGATGATCTGGACTTTCGAAAGCCCGATGCTGCCGATACCGGCAAGGTTGAGCATCAGCTCACCGCCGTTCTGCCCAAGCGTTACGCTGTCGACGTTTGCCGGCAGCAAGGTGTACAGGCCTTTGGTTTCTCCCTGATAGGTCGCCTGCGCTTCGAAGCGGTACGTGCCTGGCGGCAATACATTGCCGCTGGAGTCCTTGCCATCCCACATGAAGGAAATATTCCCGGCTTCCTGCTGGCCCATGTTGACGCGACCAACCGCAGCGCCGGTGCTGTCGTAGATGTTGACGAACACGTTGCTGCTGGACGTCGGAAGAACGAGGCTGGCCTTGAAGGTTTCGCTGGTATCCACAACCGCCTTGTCCGCCGGCACGATCACCTTGCGGCCCACCAGCGACGACGCCTGTAGCGCTTGCGAAGACTGGTAGCCAGACAAAATGGTCTGCATGCTGGAGTTGAGCTTTTCAACACCCTCAACGGTGC
This region includes:
- the flgD gene encoding flagellar hook assembly protein FlgD gives rise to the protein MSTTNGVGGTGTVLDQYQFGDNREVKGNDLGKNEFLELLVAQLNNQNPLEPQGNGEFIGQLAQFSTVEGVEKLNSSMQTILSGYQSSQALQASSLVGRKVIVPADKAVVDTSETFKASLVLPTSSSNVFVNIYDSTGAAVGRVNMGQQEAGNISFMWDGKDSSGNVLPPGTYRFEAQATYQGETKGLYTLLPANVDSVTLGQNGGELMLNLAGIGSIGLSKVQIIGQ